In a genomic window of Agarivorans albus:
- the rlmKL gene encoding bifunctional 23S rRNA (guanine(2069)-N(7))-methyltransferase RlmK/23S rRNA (guanine(2445)-N(2))-methyltransferase RlmL encodes MADFFASTAKGLESLCLDEITALGAENCKQTVAGVSFSCDWPTAYKICMWSRVASRILLRLVETQAENVDELYEAAYSVRWNKYFSVDQTFSVHCSGTNHYIDNSQFGALKVKDAIVDQFNKLEGVRPNVAKTDEDARIVVRLAGKHLAISIDLSGAALHRRGYRLEQGEAPVRENLAAALTIRSNWQEKYLIDPMCGSGTILIEAAMQAADIAPGLNRQFGFERLRNFASSAWQDIRNDAKARAQYGLANCKQRLIGYDIDRRMVTLAKSNIERAGLSDIISVHVHDAANLPAAPSEPGLILSNPPYGERLGELTKLIGLFLSFGASVRENYPGWRLSLFTAAPELLDYLRLRSDKQYKFLNGALNCVLKIYQIGEGGQGTQRKYAEDFVNRLLKNKKKLQKWIKRDNITCYRLYDADLPEYNVAVDCYDDYVIVQEYRAPKSIEPTKARRRLMDLLTGLLQSDLVANDKLVIKQRAQQKGRQQYERNSDEKERFVVQEYGAQFYVNLTDYLDTGLFLDHRNMRHYIQQHSQSKKVLNLFAYTGSASVHAALGGASKVTTVDMSNTYLNWAKDNFRLNQLPISKHEFIRADCMAWLKTQISQRWDLIFLDPPTFSNSKKMDEVFDIQKDHVDLLGSVSRLLNPGGQLIFSNNKRQFKMDIEALAKLGLKVKNISSQSLSPDFERNKQIHNCWMIHKE; translated from the coding sequence ATGGCAGATTTTTTCGCTTCGACCGCTAAAGGTTTAGAAAGCTTATGTTTAGATGAAATTACCGCGCTGGGTGCAGAAAACTGCAAACAAACAGTAGCCGGTGTTAGCTTTAGTTGTGACTGGCCAACCGCCTACAAAATTTGTATGTGGTCACGTGTTGCCTCTCGCATATTGTTGCGCTTAGTAGAGACTCAAGCAGAAAACGTTGATGAGCTATATGAAGCAGCCTATTCAGTACGTTGGAATAAGTACTTTAGCGTAGATCAAACGTTCTCGGTGCATTGTAGTGGAACAAACCACTATATAGACAATAGCCAGTTTGGTGCGCTTAAAGTAAAAGACGCCATTGTTGATCAGTTTAATAAGCTGGAAGGCGTTCGCCCCAATGTCGCTAAAACCGACGAAGATGCGCGAATAGTGGTTCGTTTAGCGGGTAAACATTTAGCCATTTCAATCGATTTATCTGGCGCAGCCCTTCATCGACGTGGTTATCGTTTAGAGCAGGGTGAAGCACCAGTTAGAGAAAACCTTGCAGCAGCCTTGACGATTCGTAGTAACTGGCAAGAAAAATATCTGATTGATCCAATGTGTGGTTCCGGGACAATTTTGATTGAAGCGGCGATGCAAGCCGCCGACATCGCACCTGGTTTAAATCGACAATTTGGGTTTGAGCGCTTACGCAACTTTGCGTCTTCTGCTTGGCAAGACATTCGAAACGATGCCAAAGCCAGAGCCCAATATGGCTTAGCAAATTGTAAACAGCGTCTTATTGGCTACGATATTGATCGTCGCATGGTGACCTTAGCTAAATCGAACATTGAGCGTGCTGGACTTAGTGACATTATTTCAGTACATGTTCATGATGCTGCAAATCTGCCAGCCGCGCCAAGTGAGCCCGGACTTATTTTGTCTAATCCGCCTTATGGTGAACGTCTGGGCGAACTGACTAAGCTTATCGGCTTATTCTTATCCTTTGGTGCGAGCGTACGCGAAAACTATCCTGGCTGGCGTTTGTCGCTGTTTACCGCTGCACCAGAATTACTCGACTATCTGCGCCTGCGTAGTGACAAGCAATATAAGTTTTTAAATGGTGCACTTAACTGTGTGCTGAAAATCTATCAAATTGGTGAAGGTGGGCAGGGGACTCAACGTAAATATGCTGAAGACTTTGTAAATCGATTGCTTAAAAACAAGAAAAAGCTGCAGAAATGGATCAAGCGAGACAACATAACTTGTTACCGCTTATATGATGCAGACTTACCCGAATACAATGTGGCTGTAGATTGCTACGACGACTACGTGATTGTACAAGAGTATCGAGCTCCAAAGAGTATTGAACCCACAAAAGCGCGTCGTCGTTTAATGGATTTGCTAACCGGGCTTTTACAAAGTGATTTAGTGGCTAACGATAAGTTAGTAATTAAGCAACGTGCTCAACAAAAAGGGCGCCAGCAATATGAACGCAATAGTGACGAAAAAGAGCGTTTTGTTGTTCAAGAATATGGTGCTCAGTTTTACGTTAATCTTACCGATTATTTAGATACTGGTTTGTTTTTAGATCACCGGAACATGCGGCATTACATTCAACAGCATAGCCAAAGTAAAAAGGTTCTCAATCTTTTCGCTTACACCGGCTCAGCTTCGGTTCATGCAGCGCTTGGTGGGGCTTCTAAAGTTACAACTGTAGATATGTCTAATACCTATTTAAACTGGGCAAAAGATAACTTTAGATTAAACCAGCTTCCGATTAGCAAACATGAGTTTATTCGTGCTGATTGTATGGCTTGGCTGAAAACACAAATATCACAACGTTGGGATTTGATTTTTCTCGATCCGCCTACTTTTTCAAATTCAAAAAAGATGGATGAAGTGTTTGATATACAAAAAGATCACGTTGATTTGTTGGGCTCGGTTTCGCGCTTGCTTAATCCGGGCGGACAGTTGATTTTCTCAAACAATAAACGCCAATTCAAAATGGATATAGAAGCCTTAGCAAAGCTGGGGCTTAAAGTTAAGAACATTTCAAGTCAGTCTTTATCGCCTGATTTTGAACGTAATAAACAAATTCATAATTGTTGGATGATACACAAGGAATAG
- a CDS encoding glutaredoxin family protein has protein sequence MTWVLYSTDGCHLCEDARALILANPNINELKEQDIIEDESLVEQYRYSIPVLCHEPSQQRINWPFDASQLEQFIESCAC, from the coding sequence ATGACTTGGGTTTTATATAGTACTGATGGTTGCCATCTTTGCGAAGATGCTCGTGCGTTAATTTTAGCTAACCCCAATATTAATGAGCTAAAAGAACAAGACATAATCGAAGACGAGTCTTTAGTCGAGCAATACCGTTATAGCATTCCTGTGTTGTGTCACGAACCCAGTCAACAAAGAATTAACTGGCCTTTTGACGCGAGCCAGTTAGAACAATTTATAGAGAGTTGTGCGTGTTAG